The sequence AGGGTACCAGCAAGTATTGTTGACAGGCATGCCATGCCAGGCATGGCTGCAGATTCTTGCTCATTAAGAAATGTCTGTGAGGCCCTATAGGGAATGGTGAAGAAATATTGTGTCATCGTCCCTATTGCAGATAATCAGGGAAAGGTGATGTATTAGTACAAGGCTGCTGTGTTACTCCTCAAACTCCCCTTTCTTGGTCATTTGTGTGTTGTCAGCGCTCATAATGAATAAGACGCTGGATAAAGATGCTGTGTTTGGTAAAACTTGACACAGCAGTTGCAGTTGGCTCATAGACCACCGCTGGTTCATGTGACCCTTAGTTGATTGACATTTCTGATTGAGGAACTGAAATGTGTTATTTATGTCTAGAAGAAATACATGAATGGGAGGTTTGTGTGCTGTTATTGACCTTTCATCAAGTAACTAGGCTATGAGTGATAAAAGCAAATTGTCAAGCAAGAGAAAGGGaatttgcaaaaaataaaaggataaaCAGGTCAGCTGCTGTGAGCTTTATAAAGCAATCACAAGCCCAGGAGACAAACTTCAGTTTTGGCTAATCGTTTGTTTAAAGATGCTATAATCTAGACTGACAGCACTGATGCTACTTTTGGAAGATAGTTAATTGTGGTGGAAGTAAAACCTGTAGATGacttacaataaataaattaaacttgAGGATGACAGTAATATGAAACTACAAGAACAACTACACTAATTGTTAGATGTTATCAACCTCATTACTAATGGTGTTCCTCGTCCGCAGCTATTCTCAACCCCAAAGCCCCAAAGGAACCAGCAAAGACGTTCAGTTTCGATTACTCCTACTGGTCACACACTACGGTGAGTTtgaacattttctcttttccacTGCTCAGTATAACAACAAATGAGAGTGTGTCCTTTTGAAATACCATGAATTGATTCTATAAGTACCCTCTTTGTCTTTCATACAGCCTGAAGACCCCAGCTTTGCGTCACAGAACCGCGTGTTCAACGATATTGGCAaagaaatgctgcagcacgcTTTTGAGGGCTACAATGTTTGCATCTTTGCTTACGGCCAGACAGGATCTGGCAAATCCTACACAATGATGGGCAAGCAGGAGGAGGGCCAGGAAGGAATCATTCCCATGGTTTGTTCTACAACACATCTTTTTGATTTACTGAATCGCATCAAAGAGATTATGATCAATTTGATCTCTGTATTTTAGGTCGATTTAAAGTAGCCTTCTGTCTTGTAGTCTGTAGTGTTTGTAAGTCTTGTTCACTTAGATGATTGGACGTTTAACACAACCCCTAAGTCATAGTCTCAGTCACCTTTTATAAAGCACACATAACAGTCTACCAGTAAAccaaacaaaatgttaaaaCTGAAGCTCCACTTATATGTATACTTTATAATTATCGATTAATTAATAAGAATTAATTACTAAATGTGATCTGTACagatcttgtttttgtttatatggTCCGCAGATCTCCTCCCTAATGTCCCTGCCTATCACCACTCCACTTGCTCTCAATTTGCACTAACCTGTCTTCTTTTGTGCCCCACAGCTTTGTGAAGATCTATTTGATAAAATCAATGACAGCAACAACAAAGAAGAGCTCTCTTACTCAGTGGAGGTGAGTCCCAGACTGTTTTACTCCCTGTAATCTCCTTTAGTCGAGTCAGTGCATCAGATTAAACCACTGGTAAAGCTCAGACATCGATCAAATTTTGGCTCAAGGGTCAAAGGTGCTGAGTTTCGTCAACACGTTTCTTCTGACTATCttgtttattcatgtgcatGGGATTCTATTGTAGATATGCTGTTGGAATAAGAACAAGTGAGAAATGTCCTTATTTTATAATATTCGGCCTTGTGTTACTGCTTTGTATCGTTGCCATGGGTCACCTGAACAGATATTTTTGAAACCTTTTTTGAACCTTTTCTAGGTCAGTTACATGGAGATCTACTGTGAACGGGTACGAGACTTGCTCAATCCCAAAAACAAAGGGAACCTACGTGTGCGAGAACACCCTCTGCTTGGCCCCTACGTGGAGGACCTGTCCAAGCTGGCCGTCACCTCCTACACAGACATCGCTGACCTGATGGATGCAGGCAACAAGGCCAGGTGATTTTTTTAAGGggaataataattaagtcagtTATCATTTTGATTTAGTTCCGTTGATCAACCCTGTTGACAAAGATATTCGTAGTTTTATAGAGGACTTCCAGACTCGTCCCtatatttttcaaatttaaataaaacagcatCTCAAGCTCGCCCAGGAGGACTGAGATTTTAATTGCAGGTAGTGAGCAATTCTCAGTGAAATAGGTGTAAAAGCTTGAGTGCATGTAATTTATATTTGTAAGTCACAAGAGCTCCTGTGGGGAGGAGTACACCCTGCCTTAATCTTCCTGTGCTGACTCAGAAGGCTTATTTCTAGAACATGGCATGTAAAGCCCGTATCTCCCCTGTGACTGTTCCGCTGAGCGAGCTTTGTGCATTTGAGTTTGGTGTCCTCACAGTATTATCCACCTCCGCCACGCAAAGTAATCCCATAGATTCAATTCACCCTAATAGGCGTCAAATCCAGGGATGATAACTCCAGTAATAGCCAAGACTACAAATTTAGCGTTATTAATTCTGAATAATTATAAAACCGGAAAAAAGCTCAGTTTGTTACATCctcatgtattttatatttcccTAACTAACTGTGGTCATATGTTCTAATCTTCAGAACTGTGGCCGCCACCAACATGAATGAAACCAGCAGCAGGTCCCACGCTGTTTTCACCATCGTCTTCACACAGAAGAAACACGATAGTGAGACAGACCTCTCCACAGAAAAGGTCAGAGGAAACTGGAGAGACAGACACCTTCTGATTCTTAAATGTATATCTTGAACTATTCACATGCAACCATGTTTATAACTTAACACTCTGATTCCACACTGTTGGCAGGTTAATTTTCTCACAGCTTAATTTTCAGTTTCCTTCTTTGATGTTGGCTAAGATTTCTCCTGTGGTTCACCAAGTCGTGCTGATTGCAGAAGGAAAGAAGCGAGCTATTTTAGATTGGACTTTTGGCATTTCCTTTGactgcagagagacaaagaccaCTGTGTTACTGTACACACAATGCCCATTGTATTTAGCCACACTATCCAGTTTTCTGCCGGGCTGCATCTCTTGACAGTAACATTTAGAATGGTTTTCACTTCCTTTCAGACATTTTGGATGGTTTAGTAAATGCTTATGTTAGGTATTTCGTGCAGTCTTCGTTTCAATAATATTCCCTGAGTTCCTCTCTCAGTTTGTTATAATTCAAATGTGCATTATTTATAAGCATCTAAAATACATTTACTCCCTCCCTTCAGGTCAGTAAAATTAGTCTGGTAGACTTGGCGGGTAGCGAACGAGCAGATTCCACTGGAGCTACAGGCACCAGGCTAAAGGTAAGACTGCCGTCATCACCCAGCGGTTGTATTAACAAACCGTTAAGTACTGTTTCACCTTAAGGGCTCTTGAATAATATTTTTTCGTCATTGTTTGCAGGAGGGAGCAAACATCAACAAATCTCTCACCACGTTAGGGAAGGTAATCTCTGCCTTGGCTGAAGTGGTGAGTATTTTATgtctatttctatttctatttctttctttcacctcctcctcctcttctgcctaTGTCTACCCTCTACAACCTGACCCTGTCCTCTCATGGAATTTGTTTATCAGCCTGGCATGCTGTAATGtctgcttttctcttctcttgccCTTGTAAATGCTTGCTTACGCAGGATAACTGTACCACCAAGGTAAACCGTTTGACAGCTCAACAACTAACCTCTTCTACCTCCCATGAGGCAGATTTGACAGCCTTTTGCTATGAACAATGAAGTTACCACGCACTTTCTTGCACTACCATTATATCACCTTAAGTGCTGTGCTTTTCGGCACCATGCACAGTAAAACCCTTTCACAATAGCAAAAGCGTGTCAAACGGGCCTGTACTCATTCGACCTTTTCACTTGTCTATTACATGAGAGATTTGTCATATAGTTCAGTCTTTATTACCATCTCTAATATTCAATTTCTAGATAGAAAGATTTACATCCATTGTCATGATTGGTTGTCCATCAGCCAAATTAATGTTTTGTTTACTGcagagcaagaagaagaagaagagtgactTCATCCCCTACAGAGACTCTGTTCTGACATGGCTGCTGAGGGAGAATCTGGGTATGACTACTAATATCAGCTGATAAACATAATTTACTTGTGACAAATTATATAATGTTTGTTAGTACGTTTCCTGGACAGCAAGACCATTTTTTATCATCTGTATCCCATGATAGGCACTAAGGGCAAGAAAGGATTACTGGAGCTAGTGTACGTTCCTCGGAGCCTATTTAAGAAGAACACAGTCAGCAGACTTCTCTTTAGCTCAGACATGTAGAGGAGAGGTTTCCAGGGTATCTTCAATCTTAGCTGGCACATGTGGTTCATGGCAGTGAGGGCTTATGAGAGTGAAGTCTTACATTAGTGGAATTAATTCTTAGCATTCGCTTACGtagtgttttatttcattcttagCATTTAAAATTTACAGTGCAATggaaaacatgttgtgtttgcaaCAAACAGATCTGTTAGAGAAAAATGGCTTTAATGACATTGTCATAGAGTTGACCTCTCTGCTGATCTTTGTTATAAGGTGGAAACTCCAGAACAGCTATGGTAGCCGCCCTCAGTCCTGCAGATATCAACTATGACGAAACTCTCAGCACACTTCGGTAAAGCTCCCCATTCAGGACATGCTTTAGATACAGCTAAAGAATTCTAAGTAATCATTTGCATTCCCGTTTATTTCGATTTTTCAAGCTAAATAAGTTCAATTTTTTTAGCTATGCCGACCGAGCCAAGAACATCAAGTGCAATGCTATCATCAATGAGGATCCCAACAACAAGCTGGTGCGTGATCTGAAGGATGAAGTGACTCGACTGAAGGAGCTGCTCCGCGCCCAGGGCCTGGGAGACATCCTGGACAGTGAGTCTTATTCTGCCACATCTAGACATGATCTGCAGCCACACTGCACCTACCCTTTCTCTCAGGCCCACCACGAGTCGGCAACATTTTCTGTCTTCATCACTGTCTAATAGCTTTCAGCCATGCAGCTTTGTCTCCATTGCTATGCAAATCTAAAAACACTGACATTTTGTACTATGTGTCATATGTagaacaataaatacaacaactTTTAAGGTCGTTTACTACACATaaccaaatataaataatttaattaaaatgtatacagtCATATTTGGCTGATTTTGACTGATGACACAACTTGTAATTTAAAGCTACATTAAAATAGCACACTTCATTGGCCGTACACAAGAGTAATGGCTCATAGTGTAGTCCATTAGAGACATAACATACCCATTAATGACGTCTAATATTAGGGATTGATTAATATCCTGCCCATAAGCGACTGTCTGTTAGATCACGCCAAATGATGTGGCACTAAACAAGTCGTCCCATGGCATTTTCTCCCCATCCTTGTTATCATTCTCATCAAGCCTTCTTTAAGAAATGTCTGTAACCGTTTCCTCTCATTCTACTGGTGCTGACCTGACCCTTCTCATCTTTTCCTGCTTCCCCTCAGTTGATCCTATGGGGGATGATTGCCCGGGAAGTGGAAtcaaatgtgtgtatatgtgtgctaGTCACGCATTGTCTATCACTAATTGCTCTATTAAACAATAGCTGACATTGCTTATGCCCCCCCCATAACCTGAATATGAGATCTGCTACAAGCTTTGCATGTAAGTGCTTACAACGCAAAAGCTTTATAGAAGGAATCTCAGAAATGCAAGGCTCCTCCTGTAGGTGTGCTGAGCTGGCAGTGGTTAGCATGCAACTAGGCTAGCATGCTTCGcgcttgtgtttctgttccatAAAGAATGATGGGGGTGAGGCAGGTATTTGGAGCCTCAAATCCATGTTACTCTTGATCTAGAGTAGACCCTTCAAAAAAATATTACCTCTAGACTTGCTTGTCTGTCTTCCCCACCCCCAACACATCTGCATAATTGTCTCACTATGTCAGCCCTTTGACTCAAGCTTCTTCTCATGTTATCGATctttctgctttttattttctcttctgctACTAATCGTCCACTACAGGTGACATTGCTCAAAGCTTAAGAATGGCTCTTCTCAGTTCTCATACTGAGGCTCTGAGCTACCGATGGAAAGGTGCATGATTTTTGAATTTCTAAGTAGCTACACAGGAGGTGTAGTTATACACAATAGACTAGCTTGATGTGTTGTAATAGTAAGCATTGAATAGTTAGTTtgcagcctctgctctgttttctcAAATATCCCTAACACATCTTCCCCCGTGCCCTTTAGCGCTAATGTTCTGTACTCAATGTGCAGTGTGAGATCATACATTTTGCTCCTCGTGTCCCTTTAAGCGGTAGTTAAGTTGACTAAATATTAACTCAATACTTGGGTCTCTTTAAGTTCCTTAATTTTCTGGAATATTGAAAAGCTCATATTTCCATTGTCAGCTTTCTGCATTCTTACATCCAAAATGTCAGCACCTGCCAAACTATTTAAACGTTATGTTTAATGGCCATTTGCTCTATTTTCGCTTCTTGGAGTGCACAGACTGAGTTACCTCAAAGGTCCTTGAAGCCATTATATTGACACGAGCTGCCTGACCTTTCGAGAGActgctgtgggtgtgtgagtgcatgtgtgtgtgtgcggtgaaTCAAACTACTCGAATGCGGGCTGAACTTTGGCAGTGTGTTTCACCGATTCTCGTCTGTTCTCCCTCTAGACCCTAAGTTTCTCCCATCATTTAGTTGATGCACTGAAAGCAGCTCTCACTCTGAGTTTTCGTTCAGATtataagacaaataaaaacaaactgacatTTTACTCCTTCATATAATCATACACACAAGAAATGTTGTGCTCTGAGTTAATTCTCCTGCACTTTAACTCTAACCCTCATTAAATAGCCTCATGAAACCTCTCCAATGGGGGACAAGCTGATATGTAATGCATTTTCTCTGGAAGCTGGAAGGGTTGTAGAAAGCTGTTGAAAACAACCTGGAGTGAGAACTGCTGCTGCCAGTAGCTGTCCATTATGCTGGGTGGTTGTCTTAACTGTTTGACCTATAAAATGTGTGTCTCACATtggtctctcccccccccccctctgtcctttcttttttccaacctcttctctctcttcctatTTGATATTTGGTTTCCTTCATTTTATGTGGTTTATTCCCCCCTATCATTTCCACTTCTTTCTgtgttcttctccctctctctctctctcttggtgtTGGCTCAGACCTGAAAGACTTTCAGAACAATAAGAATAGATACTTGGTAGCATCAGAGAATCAACGCCCTGGCCATTTCTCCACAGCCCCTATTGGTTCCCTGACAGCCTCTCCATCCTCTGGCTCACTGTGCGGCCAGGTGGGCCTGCAGTCGGTCACCAGCATCCAGGAGCGCATCATGTCCAcacctggaggagaggaagccATTGAAAGACTGAAGGTAAACTAGGCCTGTGTATGTCTTCAGCAGTCTTCAAGTTACACGGATGTGTGTCCAGTTAGGAGAGAAGAATCGTCCCACAGTTATCTGCCCACTCTGCCAACAATTAAGTTTTCTTACCGTgaataaaaaacagttattttttcttttttttttctttttcctatgTCCTCTGTAGATTTAGACTGTAACAGTAGAAggaaaatatttccaaaattgtGAAATATTGGAATATATTGAAGCTGCTGTAGCCATGGTAACAATGGCATTGCTTCTGCATTATCAATTCAAACTAGCCAGTAGATACTTtaacagaaatacaaatgagGTGTTTCAGGCTCTTCAGTCCTTTTCAGCAGAGTTTGGCATTTAAAATAATCGGATCTTTTATATACATAAAAAGGCTATATGACACAGGTAAGGAATTAACCCGAAAGTGACATTAAAATGCTCATAAACTTTAATGTCAAAAAGGTATTTTTAGTCCACACAAAGCATTTTGCCTTTAAGTCCTCATGTGGCCTCAGAGCTTAATGCCTCTCACACATGCAGTACAACTCTCACTCTGCTGATAAGAGAGCACATAGGATCGTACCAACCGGCCATGAGGAGCtgcagtttccatggcaaccatgGTGCCCAGTCTGTCTGTCATCCATTGACGTCAAGCACCAACGCAGATACGTAGGAAATTCGACCAAAATAGATCCAGTCCCGTTGGCTTTATAAAGTGAGGCCCATAATATTCACAGTACAAAGGTGTTTCAGCCGTGTCCAGAAGGTTACCTTTATAGGAATAAAAACAGTGGTGTCAGTAATGCACAACATAAACATTCACTGTTATGCTAAACAATGAAAATAACTATACACTGCATTATTAACAAATATTACAGAATGTCAATATCTGGATAATATCCATTACCTCACTGCTTTTCAAAGATGAAGAGCTGGATTCGGGCCTGTACTATGgatatattgaaaaaaataacaattcaaATTCTATGGTTTTTATCCAGTTCGAGCTTACATGTGCGTTTACAATGAAACTGTTTACGCAAGTGCGCAACGTTACCTTTCCCTCAAGCTCCGGGACTATCATACAGAAGCTAGGCAATTTGTTTATAGAAATCAACCGCTTAAAGTGAATAAGCCGTTTCCACTGTAATAACACTGTCCTGATTTTCACCCTGATCCAAAGGTTTCTAAATCTAAAGAATCAAGACCGGGTGGCTTCTGATCACAGTTCTAATACACTGCTCATAACTATCAGTATTACCTCACACTGCCTGTGTTTACTCACACTCTGCCTCTTGTGCTTAGGAATCGGAGAAGATCATTGCAGAGCTCAATGAAACCTGGGAAGAGAAACTGAGAAAGACTGAGGCGATCCGCATGGAGAGGTCAGTACTGGCAGGCAATGTCTGTTTATGTCCATCTCCATCTCTTGAGGAGGGAGATGTGTGTCCTACATGAGCCTCCACCCCTCCTTAAAACTAATCTGTCAGTGTTGGACAACCCTGCCATAGCCCTGTCATTCTTTTCACACCTCAGTGCTCTCTGTCTAATTTTCTTCACCTATATGTCTCTTTCCTCATCAGTCATTCTGTCCATTTCCTTTTCACTTCCCTGATGTCACACTCTGCTGCACAATCCCCCTTCTAACATCCATTCGGCCCCTTAGGCTCATCTGTCGTTGAAGACATCAACCGCGTTACTGTCTGTCCATCAAGTCTCTATGGTGCCCTTCTCTGTACCATCAATCCCTTTCTTTTATGTTAAACATGACTTATCAACTTCTTTCTCTTATCAACACAAAGGGCTTTGCTGGAAACAAATGTACAGTGTCAGAATATATGCAACATGCTGTGTAAAGACGTTTCATTTTAATGATTATTCGTGAGTTAACAGGTGTTTTGTCCTCATTACAGGGAGGCCTTGCTTGCAGAGATGGGTGTTGCAATCCGCGAAGATGGAGGCACTTTGGGCGTCTTCTCTCCTAAAAAGGTAGAACAGACACAGGAGCAGACATTGACGTCAAATTCCCCATGGGTTGTGGTGATGCACACCCTTCCACCATCACCTCCTGACTTTTTTTCccttgttgtcttttttttccatgaGAACCCTCCCTGTTCagtcactgttttttttctcatctgttcACTTTATCATTCTGTCTGTATTTCCACTCTTTTTCATTTGCTTCCTTCACACACTCAGCTTAGCCATGAAACGCCATTTGAAGAGCAGTTTGATTGTTTTCCCACTAAGAAGGTTTGTTTAATCGGCAGATAAAGCCCCTTTCCTCCATTAGCTGTAGCCCCATAAATGACAGTTAATATTTAGTAGTGATTTAAAAAGTTATTTATGTCAATGTTCTGGATCTGctgtttttacaatttttttatcacTGTTCCTACTCTCCAGTATCTTCCAGTAGAGGCAGCAGCCTATATACCAGTAGACTTAGCGTTTACTTGTCTGTTAAGAGATGATagcaccagagagagagagagggatctgTTATCTTTTAATCACCAGCTGTCACTAGATCAGCTTAGGTTTCAGAAGATTCCACTCTTTGAAATGAATCCTTCTTTTGGCATGTTTTCACCCCCCACCTTTAATTGTTGCATGTTCCTTCTTTTTGTCCACACTCATTTGTcatcctttcttcttctcttgtttcacTCACTGCCGCTCCATGGGTTAGCAATTTGTTGAGAAACCTTGTGATCTGTATGCAGACTTTAGCGGGGTGTTTTCCCCTAAAAAGGTTGGTGTTTGGAGGAGTTGCTGCTAGCATTGTTTGTTAGCTCTGTGATGTATCATAGTCTAGAGGTGTCAGTGTGATACTCTTTGTCTATGTTCATGTAGGAGATCATGTATCACAGATCCTAGTTATCAGTGTAAAATATGAAACTATTCCCTGTTTAACCCTGTTAAGTGCTGTACTGCTGAATATTGATGAAAGAAGAGACATCCTACAGATGTATTTGTGCTGAACTGTCGACCTCTCATGTCTCATGTGTAGACTCCACATCTGGTTAACCTGAACGAGGATCCTCTCATGTCAGAGTGTCTGCTCTACTACATCAAAGATGGAATTACAAGGTAACTAAAACTTGAATTATGACACTGAGATGTTGCGAAGCATTTGGAAATGTTTGAAATTCCTCCCAGGCAGGACTCTCTGAAAAACCACACTctacttaattttttttctcttttgatgTTTAACAAGAAAACTTTTAGACCCTTACAAGACTTAGtctgtcactttttttttccctttctaaAGTtactttctttccctctttgtcCTTTTGGCCTCCTCTACAGACTGTTCCCCTTGAGTATTGTGTTACAATCGCACCCCAGGGGGATGACAGAATCCCAGATGAAGTGTCTGTAGTATAGTGTAGTGCTTTAGAAGTACTGTCCTCTCATAAGTAATGGTTTTAAGATTCCATTTATGCTTTGGCACCAAGTTTTTTGTCAAATGGCTGCCAAGAGAATGGGAGAACAATGTTTACTCTCTCAAAATGGCCTCTTTGGTTGTTTCAGGGTGGGTCAGGCCGACACTGAGAGACGACAGGACATTGTTTTAAGTGGTGCTCATATCAAGGAAGAGCATTGCATCTTCCGCAGCGAGAGGAATGCCAATGGAAATGGTGAGGCACTATATTATTACTTTGCATGGCTGGGTTTTCTTCAGCATTTATATAGATTgaacatctggattcatgaATCCAAGAGATCATgaaattataatgaaaaaagagGTATTTATACCCATAAAAACCTGCAAAAACAAATCTATGCCTCCTCAGCAGATGAAATGTGTGCATTTTCTGTTGCTAATGAAAACATATTCCCCTAACTGCTAGTAATCAAAACATTCAAAGGATTAGATGTATGGCTTTTACCATGTAAAAAGATGATTTCAGAATGAGTCACTAATgatttgttgatgtgtttttgttgaagTTGTCGTCATGCTGGTACCCTGTGAGGGATCGGAAACCTACGTCAACGGCAAGCGTGTTGTAAATGCAATCCAGCTTCGTTCAGGTACAGATCCTATTTTAGAACCAAAGATGTAAGGAATCTATagatttaatatttgtattatgttTGTAGACTGAGGTAAAGGAGATTATTGCTTTCCAAACAACCCTAGAAAACCATTtatagtgtttttcttttgggcTTGGACACGCCTTTGGATGTtctactttaaataaaaaatatggtgAAGACAAAGGTCAGAGCTGTTTGCTGTTGCTTGTAATATCTTGGTTAACTTCATTCTCTCCACGTTTGCCCCATCTTCTTCCAGGTAACCGTATCATTATGGGAAAGAACCATGTGTTCCGGTTCAACCACCCAGAACAGGCCAGAGCTGAGAGGGAGAAGACGCCAACTGCTGAAACCCCAGTGGAGCCTGTGGATTGGACCTTTGCTCAGAGAGAACTTCTCGAAAAACAGGGCATCGACATGAAGCAGGAAATGGAGAAAAGGTACGAAATCTATTGGTTTAATCTCAGTGAATTACTAATGGTGTCGTGATTTAGAGTGTACAGTGTATCATTAATTGTGCAATCATGTCAATATATTTAACTCGTTTCTGTAGGCTCACTGAGATGGAGATCTTGtacaagaaggagaaggaagaagCAGACCAACTTCTGGAGCAACAGCGACTGGTAAGTTCAAATAAGCTGGTATTTAATCAACGCACTTTGTGACTAGTATTcagatttctgtcattttcaatTTTAGAGGTTGCTGACTAGTTAGTAGTAACTTCAGTGTGTCTAATAGATGTTAGGCCATAGTCTTGATGATTTTTCACGTCAGCTATAAAGTAATATAAAGCAGCTTCACAAGTGGAATTCAAAGTTAAAGCATGGTTTGTTATGTCTTTTACAATTGGAAAGCTACTTTTTGGTTTTTGTATGATAGTTTCACTTGGTTCTGACTAGTACTAATTCTCACTCTGACACttatgagatgtgtgtgtgtgatgtgagaaTCACACCTTTACTCCTCAAGCATGTCTGTTCTCCTTGCATGGAAGTTTTTCTGGTTTGAGACTGGTTTCTGGTTACCTGCCTTCTTAAGTTGAAATCCTTTGTCTGTAGCAATTTTATCGAGCAAAAATTAGCTTGTAAATCTTTCCCCTTTCCAAATCCCAGTTTCCCCTTTTCCTGTGTTTTCTATAGAGGATCTGAATCTTGCAAAACAGCAACTTGCAGCTAAAGTTGATTTGATACTAAGATTAAGAATTCATTGAGAACTGACTGAATATTGGTCAGTATTGAAACACGCACCCATGTCTTTTATaaattgatgctgcttttgcatGGTTCATGTTAATAGCATGTGTTCTTAACTCTCTAAGTACTGGTACTGGACTAAGTTGCAGTGTTTGCTGTTGAGCTGAAGTGGCTGTTGATTTGCTTGGATTATATTTCTACTCTAGTTTTCTTGCTCTGTTTATGAGTTCCATCTCTTCAATGCAGTTGCTGACATGTACAATGCA comes from Pleuronectes platessa chromosome 6, fPlePla1.1, whole genome shotgun sequence and encodes:
- the kif1b gene encoding kinesin-like protein KIF1B isoform X1, which gives rise to MSGASVKVAVRVRPFNSRETGKDSKCIIQMQGNTTTILNPKAPKEPAKTFSFDYSYWSHTTPEDPSFASQNRVFNDIGKEMLQHAFEGYNVCIFAYGQTGSGKSYTMMGKQEEGQEGIIPMLCEDLFDKINDSNNKEELSYSVEVSYMEIYCERVRDLLNPKNKGNLRVREHPLLGPYVEDLSKLAVTSYTDIADLMDAGNKARTVAATNMNETSSRSHAVFTIVFTQKKHDSETDLSTEKVSKISLVDLAGSERADSTGATGTRLKEGANINKSLTTLGKVISALAEVSKKKKKSDFIPYRDSVLTWLLRENLGGNSRTAMVAALSPADINYDETLSTLRYADRAKNIKCNAIINEDPNNKLVRDLKDEVTRLKELLRAQGLGDILDTPIGSLTASPSSGSLCGQVGLQSVTSIQERIMSTPGGEEAIERLKESEKIIAELNETWEEKLRKTEAIRMEREALLAEMGVAIREDGGTLGVFSPKKTPHLVNLNEDPLMSECLLYYIKDGITRVGQADTERRQDIVLSGAHIKEEHCIFRSERNANGNVVVMLVPCEGSETYVNGKRVVNAIQLRSGNRIIMGKNHVFRFNHPEQARAEREKTPTAETPVEPVDWTFAQRELLEKQGIDMKQEMEKRLTEMEILYKKEKEEADQLLEQQRLDGDSDSGDDSDKRSCEESWRLITSLREKLPPSKLQSIVRKCGLPSSGKIREPVKMYQVPQRRRITKDSKWVTISDLKIQAVKEICYEVALNDFRQTRQEIEALAIVKMKELCASYMKKDPNERDSWRAVARDVWDTVGVGDERIDDVITNGTRAGGAVMDELKVHIDKLEDILHEVKKQNNMKDDEIRSLRNKMVKMEKVLPLITPEGQEKPPSVAAPICAARTPSPIEGKPPVPQKPDVEEADLQMGQSLGDDSTLKRGHMRWMRQEQLRLKGLQQQEISKQLRRQTGPHRFIPPEDRKLRFPFRSNPKHRNSWSPGTHIIITDQQVIELKVPKEAVEEEEGEAQVVEGAQSREKMAAAVVQVTPPLPSPSVQHRSRDLEQGLSQGHRHNYRNNQHQQSHERGRSNSFNHRQRPSGSMESLQQPESNRRHSQVFYQPRQHQNHPVHPQPHHQQQPFHYNGVMYTDSGFGGYQQYHHTDHPNHPISFQAPPRMRRQMSVPDLKASRETTV
- the kif1b gene encoding kinesin-like protein KIF1B isoform X2, translated to MSGASVKVAVRVRPFNSRETGKDSKCIIQMQGNTTTILNPKAPKEPAKTFSFDYSYWSHTTPEDPSFASQNRVFNDIGKEMLQHAFEGYNVCIFAYGQTGSGKSYTMMGKQEEGQEGIIPMLCEDLFDKINDSNNKEELSYSVEVSYMEIYCERVRDLLNPKNKGNLRVREHPLLGPYVEDLSKLAVTSYTDIADLMDAGNKARTVAATNMNETSSRSHAVFTIVFTQKKHDSETDLSTEKVSKISLVDLAGSERADSTGATGTRLKEGANINKSLTTLGKVISALAEVSKKKKKSDFIPYRDSVLTWLLRENLGGNSRTAMVAALSPADINYDETLSTLRYADRAKNIKCNAIINEDPNNKLVRDLKDEVTRLKELLRAQGLGDILDIDPMGDDCPGSGIKSPIGSLTASPSSGSLCGQVGLQSVTSIQERIMSTPGGEEAIERLKESEKIIAELNETWEEKLRKTEAIRMEREALLAEMGVAIREDGGTLGVFSPKKTPHLVNLNEDPLMSECLLYYIKDGITRVGQADTERRQDIVLSGAHIKEEHCIFRSERNANGNVVVMLVPCEGSETYVNGKRVVNAIQLRSGNRIIMGKNHVFRFNHPEQARAEREKTPTAETPVEPVDWTFAQRELLEKQGIDMKQEMEKRLTEMEILYKKEKEEADQLLEQQRLDGDSDSGDDSDKRSCEESWRLITSLREKLPPSKLQSIVRKCGLPSSGKIREPVKMYQVPQRRRITKDSKWVTISDLKIQAVKEICYEVALNDFRQTRQEIEALAIVKMKELCASYMKKDPNERDSWRAVARDVWDTVGVGDERIDDVITNGTRAGGAVMDELKVHIDKLEDILHEVKKQNNMKDDEIRSLRNKMVKMEKVLPLITPEGQEKPPSVAAPICAARTPSPIEGKPPVPQKPDVEEADLQMGQSLGDDSTLKRGHMRWMRQEQLRLKGLQQQEISKQLRRQTGPHRFIPPEDRKLRFPFRSNPKHRNSWSPGTHIIITDQQVIELKVPKEAVEEEEGEAQVVEGAQSREKMAAAVVQVTPPLPSPSVQHRSRDLEQGLSQGHRHNYRNNQHQQSHERGRSNSFNHRQRPSGSMESLQQPESNRRHSQVFYQPRQHQNHPVHPQPHHQQQPFHYNGVMYTDSGFGGYQQYHHTDHPNHPISFQAPPRMRRQMSVPDLKASRETTV